Proteins encoded within one genomic window of Equus caballus isolate H_3958 breed thoroughbred chromosome 20, TB-T2T, whole genome shotgun sequence:
- the CILK1 gene encoding serine/threonine-protein kinase ICK isoform X2 codes for MKENLYQLIKERNKLFPESAIRNIMYQILQGLAFIHKHGFFHRDLKPENLLCMGPELVKIADFGLAREIRSRPPYTDYVSTRWYRAPEVLLRSTNYSSPIDIWAVGCIMAEVYTLRPLFPGASEIDTIFKICQVLGTPKKTDWPEGYQLSSAMNFRWPQCVPNNLKTLIPNASSEAIQLLRDMLQWDPKKRPTASQALRYPYFQIGHPLGSTTQSLQDSGKPQKEVLEKAGPPPYMKPVPPAQPPNKPHTRISSRQHQASQPLQHVLYPYKVEASRTDHPSHLPEDKPSPLLFPSLHTKNPQAKILTGLEHKNGEIKPKSRRRWGLVSRSTKDSDDWADLDDLDFSPSLTRIDLKNKKRQSDETLCRFESVLDLKPSEPVGTGNSAPTQTSYQRRDTPTLRSAAKQLYLKHSRYLPGINMRNGVLPNPGKDFIPSNPWSSSGVSGKSSGTVSVISKINSVGSGSASSRGLTGNYIPSFLKKEIGSAMQRVHLAPIPDPSPGYSSLKAVRPHPGRPFFHTQPRSTPGLMPRPPAAQPVHGRTDWAAKYASRR; via the exons AAATAAGTTGTTTCCTGAGTCTGCTATAAGGAATATCATGTATCAGATATTGCAAGGACTTGCATTCATTCACAAACATG GCTTCTTCCATCGGGACTTAAAGCCTGAGAACCTCCTCTGCATGGGACCAGAGCTGGTGAAAATTGCAGACTTTGGACTTGCCCGAGAAATCCGATCGAGACCTCCGTACACAGACTATGTATCCACCAGATG GTATAGGGCTCCAGAAGTGCTCCTGAGGTCCACCAACTACAGCTCCCCCATTGACATCTGGGCCGTGGGCTGCATCATGGCCGAAGTGTACACCCTCAGGCCGCTCTTTCCTGGCGCCAGTGAAATTGACACCATCTTCAAAATTTGCCAGGTGTTGGGGACACCGAAAAAG acTGACTGGCCTGAAGGCTACCAACTTTCAAGTGCAATGAACTTCCGCTGGCCCCAGTGTGTACCCAATAACTTAAAGACCCTGATTCCAAACGCTAGCAGCGAAGCAATTCAGCTCCTCAGAGACATGCTCCAGTGGGACCCCAAGAAGCGGCCAACCGCCAGTCAG GCGCTTCGCTATCCTTACTTCCAGATTGGGCACCCCTTGGGCAGCACCACACAGAGCCTTCAGGATTCAGGAAAACCACAGAAGGAAGTCCTGGAAAAGGCAGGCCCACCTCCTTACATGAAGCCTGTCCCTCCGGCCCAGCCCCCAAACAAGCCACACACGCGGATTTCTTCCAGGCAACATCAAGCCAGCCAGCCTCTTCAGCATGTCCTGTACCCCTACAAAGTCGAGGCTTCCAGGACAGATCACCCGAGCCATCTTCCGGAGGACAAGCCAAGCCCGTTGCTCTTCCCATCCCTGCACACCAAGAATCCTCAGGCA AAAATCCTCACTGGCCTGGAGCACAAAAATGGTGAGATCAAGCCAAAGAGTAGGAGGCGGTGGGGTCTCGTTTCCAGGTCCACAAAGGATTCTGATGATTGGGCCGACCTGGATGACTTGGACTTCAGTCCCTCCCTCACCAGGATTGacctgaaaaacaagaaaagacagaGTGATGAGACCCTCTGCAG ATTTGAGAGTGTTTTGGACCTGAAGCCCTCTGAGCCTGTGGGAACAGGAAACAGCGCCCCTACCCAGACTTCGTATCAGAGGCGAGACACGCCAACCCTGCGATCTGCCGCCAAGCAGCTCTACTTGAAGCACTCGCGATACCTGCCTG GAATAAATATGAGAAATGGCGTACTCCCGAATCCAGGCAAGGATTTTATTCCATCTAATCCATGGtctagttctggtgtgtctggaaaATCTTCAGGAACGGTATCGGTAATCAGCAAAATAAATTCAG TGGGTTCCGGCTCTGCAAGTTCTAGAGGACTGACTGGAAACTACATCCCTTcctttctgaaaaaagaaatcgGTTCTGCTATGCAGAGGGTACACCTGGCCCCTATCCCAGACCCTTCCCCTG GTTATTCTTCCCTGAAGGCTGTGAGACCTCATCCCGGGCGACCTTTTTTCCATACCCAGCCTAGAAGCACTCCTGGGTTGATGCCCCGGCCTCCGGCCGCCCAGCCTGTGCACGGCCGGACCGACTGGGCCGCCAAGTACGCGTCTCGGCGATGA